The sequence TCCCAAATCGGAAATGGTTTCTGATCCCGCTCGCGGGGTTCGCCTTGGTGCTCGCGCTTGCATCCTGCTCGGAGCCTGCGCCCAAGCCGCCTCCGATCCCGGTTACAACAAATACTGAGCCCGTGGGCGAAGGCCTGAAGGTCATCGCATTCGCCATGCTTGGCGCGTCCGTCGTAGTCGTCCTCGGGAAGATGATCCGCTGAACCATGACTCTTCACGGCTTCCTCCTCCAACTTGTCATCATCCTCCTGCTGACCTGGATCATCGGCTCCATCACCGAATCGGGCTGGTGTGGGCTCTACCTCGCGGTCGTGCCCTTCGCCTTTTACGAAATGTTGAGGACTCGCTGATCCGGGGCAGGACAACCCATTCCATCCAATGAATAATCCGAACTTCCTGTTCCTGATCTTCGCATGGATCGCCATTACCGCCCTCTCGTTCTCGGTGCTGTCCAGCTTCTGGCTGCCGATGCTCGTGGGTGCGGTGACGATCATCCTTCTGATCAAATTCGCACGCTGAGCAAACAAGTATCTACGATAAACATCGTAGCAAACACCCGACCAACAAGACCCGCCCCGGCAACGTCCGGAGCGGGTCTTTCCATTCTCCTGAAACAAACAACAACCCCAACAACCAGCCCAACATTATGGCAATCAAACTAATAGCAAACTACTCGAAGCGCTTAGGCCTTCCTGGGTTCAGCAGTCACCAGTTCTCCGTCTCGGTGGAAACTGAGCTGAGTGCTGCCGACGACATCGCCGCCGAGTCCACGCGTCTCTATCACCTCCTCCAGTCCAACGTGGACGAGCAGATGCTCCGCACGGGATTCGTCCCGCCGACCGACTACGGCATGGATCCGCCTGCGGATTCCGCCGCAACGCAACGCGGCGATTCCACACCGTCCAACGTCACCACGGTTGCCAACTGGCAGCGTGGTCCGGCTTGGAAATGTTCCGACAAACAGAAGGATCTGATCCTGAAACTTGTCGACGAGCACCAGCTCGACAAGGATGACGTCGAGGCACTCGCCAACGAGCGCTTCGGAAAAGGCGTCCGCCTGCTCAACAAGGTGGAGGCATCCGGGCTCATCGACGAGCTGCTCGACACGCATGGCTCCGGCCAGCGCCAGGGCAACCGCCGCAACGGCTCGGCCTACCGCCGATCCAACGGGAGGGACGCCGCATGACCGCGACAGCTACCCCACCGGAAGCGCCGTTCACAACCGGGCTGACACCCTGGGCACAGACGTTGCCCGGACACATCAGCCCGTCGGCGGCGAAAGCCTACCTCGGCTGCTCGCTCAAGTTCTACTACGAGCGGGTGGCCTGCATCCGCAAGGCGACCCCTGTCGCCCTACACCTCGGCAAGGCGGTGCATGCCGCCCTGCAGTCGTTCCACCTCGCCCGCTGGCGGGGTGGCGACGATTCACCTGAGACCGTCGCCGCTGCCTACGAGCTGGCCTTCCAGCAACTCGAACGCGACGAAGGGCCGGTGAACTACAAGGACACGTCCGAGCGGGAGAAAGCCCGTCAGGACGGCCTGCGCGTGGTTGCCGCCTACCTCGACTCCCCGGAGGCGATGAAGGAGAAGCCGCGTGCGGTGGAAGTCCTGCTCAAGGAGGACATCCCTGGCCTGTCCGTCCCCCTCACCGGGGCAATGGATCTGGTCGAGGGCGACTTCACGGCAGTGGATTTCAAGTCCGCCGCCGCGAAGCCCGACCCGGCCAACGCGGCCTTCGATCATGAGATCCAACTTGTCAGCTACCAGCTGCTGATGGAGGCCGCCACCGGCGAAACCCCTCCATCCCTCGATCTGGTTTTCCTAGTGAAGACCAAGACCCCGCAGGTCATCCGGGTGAAATCCAGACCCGCCGATGAGCACCGAAAGCGCCGGGTCATAGCCTTGCTGGAGACTGCCGTCCAAGGCATCTCCGAAGACAGGTTCCACCCGCAGCCAGGCATGCACTGCTCGTGGTGCCAGTTCCGCAACGAGTGCGCCCAGTGGCTACCCGGCATGGACTGGCATGCGAAGAAAGCAGCGTAGCCTGAAACCAGCGCTCGCCGGATCCGCGTGATCCGGCGGGTAGCTGGTTTTTATAGGTGTCCAATGCTTTCTTGGCAAAGATGCAAAGAACGCTACGCTCGCTATTAAATGAGGGCTGACCAAATCATGAAGATACTCCCCGTCGCACCTGTCCTACTCTGTGCAATCATCTCTTTCCCGCTGTTTCCAACGGGCGCATTAGCTGCCGGAACGACACCTTCATGGCAGGAGATCGGGCCACTGAACATGCCCAGCTTTGAACCGAGCCAAGGGCGGGTCAATGCGGTTGCCTTTGACCCGGGCAACGCCAA comes from Akkermansiaceae bacterium and encodes:
- a CDS encoding PD-(D/E)XK nuclease family protein, producing the protein MTATATPPEAPFTTGLTPWAQTLPGHISPSAAKAYLGCSLKFYYERVACIRKATPVALHLGKAVHAALQSFHLARWRGGDDSPETVAAAYELAFQQLERDEGPVNYKDTSEREKARQDGLRVVAAYLDSPEAMKEKPRAVEVLLKEDIPGLSVPLTGAMDLVEGDFTAVDFKSAAAKPDPANAAFDHEIQLVSYQLLMEAATGETPPSLDLVFLVKTKTPQVIRVKSRPADEHRKRRVIALLETAVQGISEDRFHPQPGMHCSWCQFRNECAQWLPGMDWHAKKAA